The Scomber scombrus chromosome 19, fScoSco1.1, whole genome shotgun sequence DNA window GAACTTCAAAAATCAGAAGTAGCCGTTACAGCAGAAGATGCAAAATGCTCATCAGAGGATTTATTTATCAAGACAGTCAATGAAGACACCATTGAAGGACCACAGATTGCCCAAAGACAGATTGCCACACCTAGTAATACTGGATTAGTAGTCCCCCAAAACACTGGAATAATCTCGTCAATAGGCAATGTGGAGTCCCCCTCCACCCTTTCGTTAGAATTCAAACTTAACATACAGTTTGGTCAGACAAAGGCACCTGTTTCCCCACCACCTACGACAGAGAAAGCAGAACCCGTCAAACAGACAGACGTGTCAGAGGTCGGAGTTCAGGCAGTAGAGGAAGTAGAACCCATACGGCAAACAAATCCAGTTGAGAACCACAAACAGACAGAACTAACTGAGACTGCTACTCAGGCAACAGAAATCACGAGGACAGCAGAAACCTTACATTTAGCAGAGATCACAAATCCTCCAGTCCTGTTGGATGTTGGCATCCAAGCAATGGAAAAAGTAGAACCAGTGGAAGAAACCAAATCAACAGAGAGTGTAATCCCCAACCTCCAGGTAtcagaaacaacagaaacaataaGGAAAACAGAGGAAGTTTGTGACCAAGAAGTAACAGAAGAGGAACCTGTTAAACAAATAGAGGAGGAATCTGAACAGGATGTGTGGATGGATGCCGAGGAAAACATTGAAGAGGAAACAGAGGTGTCCCCTCTTGAGGAATCCCCGGAACGTGAAAAAGACGGTGACCAAGAAGAAAAGTTAGAACTCGAACATGAGTTTGAAACGCCTCCTAGTTCCAATACGGAGGCAGAAGAAAGTCAACAAGAAGTGCAAAAAACAGAAGGAACATGTGAAGTTGAGAGTGAAGGTGAAGATTTTTCTGTTGCACTGGAGGACCCTGAAACTGCAACTGTAAGCGACGCCAAGATGGAGTGGGATTAAATCCCCCCCAACTTCAGTGACAACCATTGGTAAgcttttacatgttttcttaTTTGAGTGTCAAATtactatttaacattttttgtgaGTATGATTCTTTAATCATATTTATGAAAATCTCCTAATATTATCCTGccatacttctttctttctttctaggttGGACGATCAAAAAGGAAGCCATTCAAGTTTTTAAGAATGTTCAAAAAGCCATTATAGATAAGGACTGACTGTGGTTGAGGAAAACTACAGGAAACAGCATTTTGCTGCTGTTATTTGACATGATTTTCAACCAAAAATATTACAAGAATTACTGGTGAAAGGagttttttagatttattttattaatgtcattACAAAGTGTGTGATTAACGAAAGAGATCCGGCAGAGGCATACATTGTGAACGTTTTCATCTTCTCAGGGGGCATGCAATGTGATTTTAGGGGTGTAACACTGAACTTGGTGAATTTAATCAGCTGTTTGATATGTAGTCCAATTTTGATTACTAATCATATCAGGTCTTTTCAAACATATTTCATGTTTCTTCACACAAATCAAACTCATTCTGCTTTTGAACGTACATGTCTAAGATGTTTTTATGGTAAAATGTTTGAAAGTGTTCGAAAAATGAGCTTTTTCAGAAATCTGTGTGACTCAGACACAAGACAAACGTTCATTTCTCTTGACACACTTATAGTATATATGTAGATATTTCACAACTTTAACTATCATCCATGTTCAGTAACTGTTCTATCAgtcattatttgtttaattatgtCACTTATATACATTGTATTATTCCTATGGGATCTATGCAAGTAAACCAATACAGACCAGAACATAATGAAAGATATAtagtattactgtatattactttGTACATTAtgacacagtacagtacattttaatgCTTATATAGGAAGAGTTGTACTCATTTTGAAACTAAAGCAATTTATACTGTGACCAGTTTTAAAACAAGAGCATGAAAAGAATGTTTGACTGGCATGGCATTGTttctaaaaatattaattttcacTATATTTTTGATTTGTACTATGCAAAAAACTGCAGTTCAAAGTAATCTTCATACACGTATTTATCTTTAATATAGTTATAATAAGCAGAGccttaaatgtaaacaaacatggcAGCTTTACGCATCCTATTTCCCagctgtttatgtgtttgttcaCTGAGCTCTAGTGTTGTTACAGCTGAGAGAAAAATTGAGGTTGCAAGATTtgtgttgggttagggttagtttgtTTCCTTTGAACATTTACTGACTTTGATGGAAAATTCCTGCTGATCTGAAATAATGTCATCTTAACTAATGACTAAATAGGCATAAACCTGAGTTacctgtgtttatatatatatttacatatacatttcattaataaaatattttatttgagcAAATGAATACTTTTTCTTGTCTGTGTTCATAGTGACGGTTGTTGTAATCATAGGTaagctttacattttttaaaaatcaaaattttattgatttatatatcatattttcCATGCAAACACATAACAGGCAAACAATTCAAACACAAATGCTTTATTGGATCATCGACAACACAGCACTCAGTTTGGAGTTCTTGGACTTGATGAGTTTGGATAAATTTGTGCCTCTcatggttttctttttctactgCTTGTGTTGAATCACAAGAATGATACCACATGTTGAGTCCCTCAGGCTccaaatatatctttaaaaacagcatctTACATACTTAACAAGATTCGTAGACTTTCCACATGatgtaaaaattaaattatagttCTTGAGCACATAACTTCagcaaacaagacaaaaaaaaacactgtcagcTGATGCCAACAGTTTAAAAAGTCCCAGATACACTTTCTTCAAGTAGCAAATGTATATAAAAACCTGACACCCCTTCAAACTATCATCTTTAGcataaaagtaaagaaattgtgacaaaaaaatgtactttatgtTGTTGAAAGGTAGGAAGTATACTGTACAACATGAACAGTAAGACATTCAAAATTGTTTGGGTCCATGTGATGATTATAGTTCATTGTATTACTGACAGAGTACCTTTGTATGGTGCAGCATTCTTCTTGTGTAGTTTCTACTGTTATTTTTGGATTTGTGCATCGTTGTGTGCAGTTTAGAAGATCATTCTTCCAAGTTCAAACAAAACCTACAATGAAAAGAGAGCAACAGATTTAACATTATTTCCTTGACTATTTTAAAGTTGAAGTtttctcaaagcacttttcacacagagcagatcTACattgtactctttaatttacagagactcAACACTGCCCCCATGAGCAAGTACTTGGCGACAATGGCAAGGAAAACTCCCCGTTTAATGGGAGAAACCTcgagtaaaaagagaaaaaaccttGTCAAACAAGGAAAAATAGAGGTGGAATAAATGACATTGATGATGTTTGCATTCCATGGCACCCAAGCTGTACAAAATCTCACCTGAGAGAGGCACACAAATGCTGAATTATCCTAGAATTAAATGACAGATGGGCAGATACAGTTGCTGTAATAGTTGCAGGGCGTTTGCAAAGTGCAGATTCTAGGTTTGATCTGATTAAGAAAACTTTGATTCAAAACATCATCATTCTttcactttcaaaataaaaaagggtttGATCTCTCTTACTTCAATAGTAATGAGGATGACTATCATCCATTCCAGCCTCAAGCTGTGCTTCTCACTCAGGTGGCTCCTCATCAGGTCTGTCAACTGCGTGCAATGTTCCAGCTTCTCATTCATGAcctaaaacagagaaaaataataaaaacagaggaCGCTTGTGACCATGAAGCAAAAGCAAAATAACCTGTTAAACAAACAGAGGAGGAATCTGAACAGGATGTGTTGATGGATGCCGAGTAAACAttgaagaggagacagaaacaaaTAATTTTAAGCACCCTGAGAAAATATAACATCAGAAATAAGAtcaaatgtgtatattttaacatttggtTTCATTACGTTGACCCTGCGGTTGATGCTGAGAAACTGGCAGGTCTTGTCGTAGAGTTTTTCCAGATTTTCTCTGTCCCAGTAAAAATCAGGTGTCATGAGAAGGTCTGACCTCAGATTGATACAGTGTCTGTGAGAGGaggatgtaaaaacaaacagaaatgttaaaaatcacaCTACAGGAATAGCTCTTGTTAATACAGTGTCCTTCACGTATTATACCAAGTATTGTTTCAACCACATCCACCTCTAGGCAcacctctctgcctctctgtgatAAGACTACGAGTGAAGAAACCGTACATGAATgtctacacatttaaaatgataaaatctaACTGAATAATCCCaactttaaagataaaaaacagcCATCTGAGATTCCAAGCTGATTTACAGTTATAATAAGAAGTTTTCGGCTTGCTGTTAAAACtttgaacaaaaaaatggaATACTTACAGAGGCCTCTCACAGAAGTGCTATTTAGAGAAAACTGAATTTACCGTAACGTGAAAAGCTCTCCTATCTTCCGCATAACTTCTGCAGAGGACAACTTAACTCTTCTGCCAGACTTCAGTGtctgaggaaaaataaataaattaggaCATTAGGAAGAGCACTTATGTTGAAGAAATGATAAATCTCATCAGCATGACCTGCTGTACAGACAGACAAGCATTACAGATAATCAATTATTCATAATTTCTTGCTGCTTGCTGGTAAGTGATGACCGTACCTCTGGAATTGATTGAATTGACTCTACAAAGTTGTCTAATGAGACCTCCCATATTGCCAGCTTCACtgtaaaaggaaggaaaaggtttaaaaaaaatcagtggaCAGcctgaataaaatgttaatgactTATAGTTAAAATGTAGGTTCTCACCTGACAAACATAATGCGTTTGAAAATGCAAATTTCTCCAAAACAGCTTCATGTTCATCAATGTTGTCACTCAAAATAAAGTTGCCACGTTCAAGCTTTGTATTTCCCCTAAGGAAGAAAtgattcaaattttaaaataaagatagaGAACGTCTGGAggtacaaataaacaaaaagaaaacaaaagtggaCATCAGCATACTCTGAAACAGCATAGTTGATTTCTTCATTTTCCCAGTGCACTAACGCTACTTCATAAGGTTGGATCTCATGCTGTTCCAATACTCTCAGCACCTTTTTCATCTGTAAAGACCgtgaaaaaagtaaatgtgtcaAATGAGTATGCTGCAGTTGAGAAGTAGACAAaatcatttaatatatattatataatatatatataaaataaaaccacagataCGAGAAGTGCAAAAGTAGTAGGTTGGAAATGTGTTTACCGTTTTCTCCTCAACATTCCAGAAAACTACAGATCCTTCCCTGAAATTTCAGATTGGGAAAGTCAGtccattatttaaaacaaaaaactgtaacaAGTTTTTCAATACTAGTGTCAATGCAATATATGAGTTTCTGTAGCgatcacaaataaataattaagaaatataaatatggcTTTctataacttcttttttttaatctaataaaATATGCCAAACCTCTCAGTGAATCAGTATTTAATGTGGTGTGTATTGTTAATGCAAGCACTCAAACATGAGCTCTGTCTCAATAAAGCACAATCTAAacattattaagttattattttgatCAGGAAATATTTGACTGAAGAATAAGTAAACAAATGCCAAAATGATGCTTTACAGTTTTTGATCCTCAAGTGTTCAGGTTTGATACACAGCACTGCCTATAACCAATTAAAATCATTGCATATTAAATATTACTTCCTCAAATATTGGAGAGTGTATCATCATCAAGACAAAACCTAAAACAGATGACTTTCTTTTCTACCTGAAGAAGAACATATGAGCATTGTCTTCTGGTTTTGCAGCCATGTCTGTGCTTATCACAAGGATGTTTGAAGcatctgaaataaaataaataaataaataaaattgttccaagcatcacaataaaattccctgaAAAGTTGTAATTTTGGAACAATGTTCATACCTCTTGGCAAAGCTATCTCATGGAAGCCGTGGCTAATCAGGTCATGGCAAAGTGTTGGCAAGTGGTACTGATCTGCTGTTGCATAGGCAATACATTGCATCATAACCTACAGAGAAAAGACACCTTAATTAATAACTGACTCAAACACTAACAtgtataaatattaaaagtatCAATAACTCATCCGATGATTGGCCGCATCACCTTGTCCTCATCCACGGCAGGCTGATTGGCTCTGGAAGGTTGTTTTGTTCTTGGTCCTTTGGGAACCCTTTTCCCAGCAGGCACTGAGACtggttttaaagtttttaatacAGGCTTTATGAGGTCTGACGTATACAGACGCTTCTGTCCACTTTTTGTCAGCATCCCAGAGTCAATAAACAAGGTGCTGCTAAGAGTCTTAAATCCACCGAACGCAGGCAGAGCATGCCTTATagtcttcttctgctgttgATGATGAAAAGTATTTAAATAACAGGTCCTTGGAGAGGTTTCTGCAGAACCAGACCAGTTTGAGTGAGTCCTGGGCTTGTATTCATACTGGTGTGGTTGTGTAGACTgggagagacaggaagaggCAATGATGCAGACTGGTTTCCTCTCCAGTGGCAGCTGAGCTCCCAGTCTGGACCACAGTGTCCGCAGAAGCATCTTTCCACAGACTGCAACAAACACAGCTGCAACAATGAGTTCATTTATTGATTAGTCCACTGACAGATAATAAATTACCTATTTAGATAATTGATTaagtgttttgttatttttaaagaaaaaaaagccaaaatgatCTTGCTCTAACTAACCTCAAAGACATTAGGTTGCCTCTTGGACTTtgagaaacagttttttttttttaccattttatgGCATGTTATAGACCAAAACTCAGTCGATTAATCAATACAAATAATTAACAGTTAagtcaataatgaaaacaatcgATAGTTGCAACCCTAGACACAAACAGGAGTTGCATCATTAAATATAAAGCATCCCAATTTCACATCACAAGCTTTctgtaaacaaaataattattgCAAATGATATTATAACTAAAATCTTCAGTATGAGCCATCTTACATGAATAATATGAACAATAAcggagaaacacacacagtaatgtaCCTGGAGGTACTGGTTAACTTCATGTGGTTACACAGCAGTGAGAAGCATGCAGATACAGATCACAGTGTAAGTATAACATGTGACTGCTGGCCGTCAGCTGACTTACCTGCACTTGAACAAAGGAGCGATATTAAACAAGCCGATGGTGAAACGACTGAAGGAgtcagaaagacaaaaatgtagCTACATGACAAGCTGCATGTATGACAGTCCAAGGAGGTGTGTTAGTACTTCCTGTTTGGGGTGATGACGAAAATGGTAGACTGTTATGGGTATTTAAGCCCTGAGCTTTGACTCACAGGCAGAACTTTGCTGCGAAGCTGCATGTGCACTAATttactaactaaataaataaatgtggaaaTACAGAAATCAATAACTGAGAAATCTAGAAATccataaatattaaatttatgtttaaataaacacagaaactcATGTAAAAATGccttacaaaaataaatgtatatgagtgcattaataaaatataaaaatgcataaataaattgcctaaataaaaacagattatttatggaaatgtagaaaataaatccaagattatttaatttaattatgtcCCTTTTCCTTACCTGTacgtatttatttttacatacttCTAGGACTTTTATTGGTCATCTCTAGCTGAAGATCCCCAGATGGAGGTTACATTATTGAGGAATTTGTAAGTGTTATTTAAATTCGAAAGTGAGATTAATTTAGTCATATACTGATTTACATGATCTGTCATTGTGAGTGACTAAACTAGGTAGTGAACCAGAGATAGCCTTATTACACGGCAAAAGGAAACGAGAATCATGCATTAAAACATTCCTGGAATGACACAATTGACTAATTATATTCCCCGTAAAGCAAGAATGAACAATTTTAGGCACTATCATGGTGAAGtttgcagaaagagagagaacactACCTGACAGTCAAAAACTCTGGCCAAAACCCCCATGTATACTGTTGACCTTCACATCTGTGTTCAACTTGTTTTGGGCcctttctgttatttttatacatttacttgACCTAAATTAGCTCTTTACTATTAcattaagtacattttaaactatacgtaagtaaaacatttcattggccattaaagaaaatgtatttctcttATTGACAAAGTCCCTGGATATCAGAAGTTCTCAGCTACAGCGCCCCACCTGGTTGAGCCTGGTATAGCCTGTGTTTGCTGTTGCCAGGAAACTTCTTAAAATACAGACAAGTCTCTACTGTGTATCCACTCACCCTGCTACATTCCTAATTATGGAAGTAATGGAAAACCATGAAGAGGTATGCTTCCCAAAAGAAAACTATTTGACCTTTATCTAATTGTTGTTAAGTTGCACATAATTGTGGCAATTTATTAATCAGACTTTACTTTGTTAGCTTACGTATGTTCCTAATGGTCATATATATAAATGCTgaagtcattttcattattatctcAATAGGTGGACCAGTCTAACGAGAGGGAGAGGCTGAGGATGAGAATTGCTGTTTTGGAGGAGAGTGTGAAGTCCAGTGAGGTGGACTGTAAAGCCAGCAGGGAGACGACACTGAGGCTGGTGGCAGAGCTGGACCGAGAGAGGAAGAAGGCTGCCAGCGGTGCAGCAGCAGTTGATTCACTCAAAGTGGTAATCACCCAACTTTTAAAGTTTACACTCAacttagagttagggttaggcagGACTCTGTGATTAGACATATTAGACTACATTGTGTGGTTTGACTCTTCATGATATCTCTGCCCCTTTCAGGAGATAGATGGCCTGGTGTTGGGAAAGAACAGTGTAGAGATGGAgatgcagacacagacagagagacttGAAGCAAGCAAGCGAGTCATAGAAGCAGCCAGGAGAGAATCACACTGTTTGGAGAAACAGGTGGAGGAGCTTGAGAGAAAGCTCCAAACAAGTCAAGGAGAGAGTCAGGCAGCTGAGGAGAAACTACAGACGTTCCTGAAAAAGGTTGCATCCCTGCTGCAGGGAGAGTCTGAGGACATCATCCCACCCAAAGAGAAAGATATCTTACACCAACTGCATAACCTCTGCAATAAGGTGAGGATTGAGAGTGGGGAATTCTGCCACAACTTCATATGCTTAAAAGGTGCATGGAAAGGGAAATGGTCACTCAAAACTCAACTTGGGAACTCTTTAGGCTTGTGGCATTTTTATTAAGTAAAGTCGTAATTTATGACTCTTTGAACACGCACTAACAACTTTAAAGTCATTTTCTGGTATTTATAAATCATTGTGTAGGTTAGCagtgattattttgtttattatattacatcatcagcaTGTTTGCATTATCCTTGCATTACATTTTAGGTTTCCATCTCTCAAAGAAGCACTCCTACTCTAAGATAAACACTAATGTCCTTAGTATAATTCTTCTAAGTGGCCTTTGTGGCTGTTCTGGCTCTGCAGACGATGTCAGAGATGGAGGCGAGGCTGTGTCATGCCTCCGAAGAGCTGAGTGAACGGACGGAGCTCCAGCACAGCGCACTACAGAGGGCTCGGCTTGCAGAGCAGCAGGTCCAGGACCTGAGGGACAGACTGCAAGGTCTGGAGACAGAGCTGTTGACAGCAGACATGCATCGAGAGGGGATGCGACACAATAATCAGCATGTGAGTGATGTAGATCAGTATGAATGCTGCTGAGCCATTATAACAAAATTCAACAGGTAATACATTAATAATTGTAAAAGGCTAGAAAACAATCTCATAGACCTGggtaaatgtaaaataattgaattcaTCCTTAATCCAGCGGCATATATGTTTagttttaatgattaatgatcACGTTTTTCTTAAGTATGAAGAGTTCCTGGAGCAGCTGTCAGAAATGATGAAGGTTGACAGTATTGCTGTTGATCTGGGCTTCGACATGAGGCTAAAACTCATCCTGTCCCGGACAGAACAGCTGGTCAAGCACGAaggaactgctttggtggagaccaaaactcTGACCTACAGCCTGCAGCGAAAGGTAGTCGACACATAACTTTTGTGGTGGGAATTTGTGTGCAATAAACTTCTTTCAATGATATCTTTAGATGTTAAAATCAATCACATGTGCAGTAAGTGGAATCTGATCATCCATAGATCTTAAACATGCAGTAAGTGGAACTGTGTTGGCATGACCAGGGATGCACCTGTAATCAAACTGTTGTTGTTCTTTACAGTTAAAGTCACAGAAAGACCAGCTGGAGAGTAAAGGACTCCACATACAGCTCCTGAGGAAGAAGATTtcagagctggaggaggagaggaggtgcagATCAGCGATGGTGGTGGAACGAGATGACGCTCATCTGGAAGCCAGACGGCTGCTGAAGAAACTAGAGCGTCTTCAATGCGAGCTGAAGACCACCAAGCTGTCCAACACTGAACTCAAGGCCCAGCTCTCCCACACCAATGAGCTCAAGGTAGAGGGGAGAGGGTTTCGGACCCGAATTCCATCCAGAGGCATTTTTACCTCATaatgtttggtgtgtttgtgttcatgtttgtgtatgtctgGGTGGGATGAAGGGGACTGTAATTGTGAGTTAGTTATGTTAAGCAGCTTGGCTTTGACATCAAACATGTATATTTAACCAATTATCAGAGTATTTCAGAGCAAACATAAACTCCTAGATAAAGTCCCTGTTGTTTCATTAAATGCCAACATCCGCTCGGGTCTCTGCTGTGTCCAACGTGCCAAGTTGAAAGCAGTGGAACAGGATCAGAGCATGcaggagcagaagaagaagctggaTCAGCTGCTGGAGGGAAAAACCAAGACGGAGAGGAAGctgaacacactgagctcagACCTGCAGAgtcaagagaagaagaacaaagagGACCAGCAGCAACTCAGCACCCTCAGACAGAGCATGGCTCAGCTGtctgagagggagagacaggtaTATTGGTGATAATGTTCTGCAACATCTTATCCTTTTGGAGTGAAAGTAGAAAGTTAATTTTGCactttaacaaaaaacattctCAATTAATGGTCCAACTTACTTTGTCATTTCCAAAGCTTTCAACTCCA harbors:
- the rmnd1 gene encoding required for meiotic nuclear division protein 1 homolog, producing MLLRTLWSRLGAQLPLERKPVCIIASSCLSQSTQPHQYEYKPRTHSNWSGSAETSPRTCYLNTFHHQQQKKTIRHALPAFGGFKTLSSTLFIDSGMLTKSGQKRLYTSDLIKPVLKTLKPVSVPAGKRVPKGPRTKQPSRANQPAVDEDKVMMQCIAYATADQYHLPTLCHDLISHGFHEIALPRDASNILVISTDMAAKPEDNAHMFFFREGSVVFWNVEEKTMKKVLRVLEQHEIQPYEVALVHWENEEINYAVSEGNTKLERGNFILSDNIDEHEAVLEKFAFSNALCLSVKLAIWEVSLDNFVESIQSIPETLKSGRRVKLSSAEVMRKIGELFTLRHCINLRSDLLMTPDFYWDRENLEKLYDKTCQFLSINRRVNVMNEKLEHCTQLTDLMRSHLSEKHSLRLEWMIVILITIEVLFELGRMIF
- the ccdc170 gene encoding coiled-coil domain-containing protein 170, with the translated sequence MEVMENHEEVDQSNERERLRMRIAVLEESVKSSEVDCKASRETTLRLVAELDRERKKAASGAAAVDSLKVEIDGLVLGKNSVEMEMQTQTERLEASKRVIEAARRESHCLEKQVEELERKLQTSQGESQAAEEKLQTFLKKVASLLQGESEDIIPPKEKDILHQLHNLCNKTMSEMEARLCHASEELSERTELQHSALQRARLAEQQVQDLRDRLQGLETELLTADMHREGMRHNNQHYEEFLEQLSEMMKVDSIAVDLGFDMRLKLILSRTEQLVKHEGTALVETKTLTYSLQRKLKSQKDQLESKGLHIQLLRKKISELEEERRCRSAMVVERDDAHLEARRLLKKLERLQCELKTTKLSNTELKAQLSHTNELKLKAVEQDQSMQEQKKKLDQLLEGKTKTERKLNTLSSDLQSQEKKNKEDQQQLSTLRQSMAQLSERERQLFDFRTVVSQILGLDATALDLPNHEIIKLLETLLHAHHHHHLHHHVEMPWHCPTHQRPHLTQIQDLPDSAYFDVSASRSHNTQDAAHCHEA